The following are from one region of the Bacteroidota bacterium genome:
- the purH gene encoding bifunctional phosphoribosylaminoimidazolecarboxamide formyltransferase/IMP cyclohydrolase has translation MSSTKKIKSALVSVYHKDGLEPIIIQMQKLGITIYSTGGTSQYIQSLQVDVIDVSTLTGFPEVFGGRVKTLHPTVFGGILHRRDNAEDIQQAAQHQIPPIDMVIVDLYPFEQTAASNATHDDIIEKIDVGGIALIRGAAKNYKDVVIIPSQSDYQEALTILSDQQGDSNLVQRKALAGKSFAITSHYDAAICKWFDKQDDFFKSSQLQSRTLRYGENPHQQGKYFGDLSQLFTQVHGKEISYNNLLDIDAAFNYISEFSAPAVAIIKHNNACGIATSADIKSAYINALAGDPVSAFGGIVIANRNIDAAVAAEMNILFMEILIAPAIDIDALELIKSKKNRIVLLAKEFKKPTSQFRSLLNGVIWQQADNGNEIQASATWNTVTVTKPTPSQMADLIFANQVCKNHKSNAIVLARNGQLLGSGCGMTSRVDALRHAISKAAEFGHSLQGAVMASDAFFPFPDCVEIAHQAGIVAVVQPGGSIKDSDSIQYCNTQNLSMVITGQRHFKH, from the coding sequence ATGTCCTCAACAAAAAAAATAAAATCCGCCTTAGTATCCGTTTATCACAAAGATGGATTAGAGCCTATCATTATACAAATGCAAAAGTTGGGCATCACCATTTACTCAACCGGTGGTACTTCGCAGTACATTCAAAGTTTACAAGTTGATGTTATCGATGTAAGTACCCTTACCGGTTTTCCCGAAGTATTTGGGGGCCGTGTAAAAACACTGCACCCTACTGTATTTGGCGGCATTCTGCATCGCAGAGATAATGCTGAAGATATACAGCAGGCAGCACAACATCAAATACCACCCATCGATATGGTAATAGTTGACTTATACCCGTTTGAGCAAACCGCAGCATCCAATGCAACACATGATGATATTATAGAAAAAATAGATGTAGGCGGAATAGCACTCATACGTGGTGCCGCAAAAAATTACAAGGATGTAGTAATAATCCCATCACAAAGCGATTACCAAGAGGCGCTAACCATATTAAGCGACCAACAAGGTGATTCAAACCTGGTGCAACGCAAAGCACTGGCCGGCAAATCATTTGCAATAACATCGCATTACGATGCTGCCATTTGCAAGTGGTTCGATAAGCAAGATGATTTCTTCAAAAGCTCCCAGCTTCAAAGCCGCACACTTCGCTATGGAGAAAACCCACATCAACAAGGAAAATATTTTGGCGACCTGAGCCAGTTGTTTACTCAAGTGCACGGTAAAGAAATATCATACAACAATCTATTAGATATAGATGCGGCTTTCAACTATATCAGCGAATTTTCAGCCCCGGCCGTTGCCATCATCAAACATAATAACGCTTGTGGCATAGCCACAAGCGCAGATATAAAATCAGCCTACATCAACGCTCTTGCCGGTGATCCTGTTAGTGCCTTTGGTGGCATAGTAATAGCCAACCGCAACATCGATGCAGCAGTAGCTGCCGAAATGAATATCCTTTTTATGGAGATACTCATTGCACCGGCTATCGATATCGATGCCCTTGAACTTATTAAATCAAAAAAGAACCGCATTGTGCTTCTTGCCAAAGAATTCAAAAAGCCTACAAGTCAGTTTCGAAGTTTACTCAACGGAGTTATTTGGCAGCAGGCCGATAATGGAAATGAAATACAAGCAAGTGCAACATGGAATACAGTTACCGTTACAAAACCAACACCCTCGCAAATGGCCGATTTAATTTTTGCAAACCAGGTTTGCAAAAATCATAAATCCAATGCCATTGTGCTTGCCCGCAACGGGCAATTGCTTGGCAGCGGTTGCGGCATGACGAGCAGGGTAGATGCACTACGGCATGCCATCAGCAAAGCTGCCGAATTTGGACATAGCCTGCAAGGAGCAGTTATGGCAAGCGATGCTTTTTTTCCCTTTCCCGATTGTGTCGAGATAGCACACCAAGCAGGCATAGTAGCAGTAGTGCAGCCGGGTGGCAGCATCAAGGATAGCGACAGTATTCAATATTGCAACACACAAAACCTTAGCATGGTCATCACCGGGCAACGCCACTTCAAGCATTAA
- the pyrF gene encoding orotidine-5'-phosphate decarboxylase, whose translation MNNQILTGQILEKKSFLCVGLDTDSSQLPPSLIGKPKAVFQFNKAIIDATYTHTVAYKINTAFYECDGIAGWQAMEQTAQYIHQHHPNIFLIADAKRGDIGNTSRMYAKAFLQNMPFHAITVAPYMGSDSIQPFLQVEHKYVIVLGLTSNQGSNDFQHLTLTNDKPLYQQVIETVAGYGTPHNTMFVIGATQAQNLQHIRSIIPHHFLLVPGVGAQGGRLADVITYGANEHGGLLINASRSIIYASKHDDFAQAAAIEAASMVAQMAPHFAR comes from the coding sequence GTGAATAATCAAATCCTTACCGGACAGATACTTGAAAAAAAATCCTTTCTCTGTGTAGGCCTCGATACCGACAGCAGTCAATTACCACCATCACTTATTGGAAAGCCCAAAGCCGTTTTCCAATTCAACAAAGCTATCATAGATGCTACGTATACACATACCGTTGCATACAAAATAAACACCGCGTTTTATGAGTGCGATGGCATTGCCGGTTGGCAAGCCATGGAACAAACCGCCCAATACATACACCAACATCACCCCAACATATTCCTGATAGCTGATGCCAAGCGTGGCGATATTGGCAACACCTCGCGCATGTATGCCAAAGCATTTTTGCAAAACATGCCTTTCCATGCCATCACAGTAGCACCTTACATGGGTAGCGACTCCATTCAGCCATTCCTGCAAGTCGAACATAAATATGTTATCGTACTTGGCCTGACCTCCAATCAAGGCAGCAACGATTTCCAGCATTTAACCCTGACCAATGACAAACCTTTGTACCAGCAGGTTATTGAAACCGTGGCCGGTTATGGCACACCGCACAATACCATGTTTGTAATAGGCGCTACACAAGCACAAAACCTGCAACACATTCGCAGCATTATACCCCACCACTTTTTGCTTGTGCCCGGTGTGGGTGCCCAGGGAGGTAGGCTTGCCGATGTAATAACCTATGGCGCAAATGAGCATGGTGGCCTCCTTATCAACGCTTCGCGTAGCATCATCTATGCATCAAAGCACGATGACTTTGCCCAGGCCGCAGCTATCGAAGCCGCTTCTATGGTAGCACAAATGGCGCCCCACTTCGCCCGCTAG
- the prfA gene encoding peptide chain release factor 1, with translation MIEKLAAIKDKFDEVQAEISTPEALSDMKRYAQLNRSYKEMQPVVHKYEEYKLILGNLKNAKDIIATEKDLEMKEMALLELDELQAKQEALEEEIRILLIPADPEDAKKAIFEIRAGTGGDEASIFAGDLYRMYQRYCEARGWRTELVDFSDGTTGGYKEVIFNILGDGSYGVLKYESGVHRVQRVPVTETQGRVHTSAATVAVLPEADEFDVDIKENDVRKDLFCSSGPGGQSVNTTYSAVRLTHIPTGIVVQCQDEKSQIKNYQKALGVLRARIYELEYSKRMDEIARKRKTMVSSGDRSAKIRTYNYSQSRVTDHRIGISTFNLPGFMDGNIQEFIDALQVAENAEKMKEMAM, from the coding sequence ATGATAGAGAAACTAGCAGCAATAAAAGATAAGTTTGACGAAGTACAGGCGGAGATAAGCACCCCCGAGGCATTATCAGATATGAAACGATATGCCCAACTAAACCGCAGCTACAAAGAGATGCAACCGGTAGTACACAAGTACGAAGAATACAAACTCATCTTAGGCAATCTGAAAAACGCAAAGGATATAATTGCAACCGAAAAAGATTTAGAAATGAAAGAAATGGCCTTGCTTGAACTGGATGAATTGCAAGCCAAGCAAGAAGCGCTCGAAGAAGAAATTCGTATTCTGCTCATACCTGCCGACCCCGAAGATGCTAAAAAGGCCATATTCGAAATACGTGCAGGCACCGGAGGCGATGAAGCAAGTATATTTGCTGGCGACCTTTATCGCATGTACCAGCGTTATTGTGAAGCCCGCGGTTGGCGTACCGAGTTGGTTGATTTTAGTGATGGTACCACCGGAGGATATAAAGAGGTAATTTTTAATATACTCGGAGATGGCAGCTATGGCGTGCTCAAGTACGAGAGCGGAGTGCACCGCGTGCAACGCGTACCTGTTACCGAAACACAGGGGCGTGTACATACCAGTGCCGCCACAGTTGCAGTGCTGCCCGAAGCCGATGAGTTTGATGTTGACATCAAAGAAAACGATGTGCGCAAAGACCTCTTTTGCAGTAGTGGCCCGGGCGGACAAAGTGTTAACACCACCTACTCAGCCGTGCGCCTTACACACATACCTACCGGTATTGTAGTGCAATGCCAGGACGAAAAGTCGCAAATAAAAAATTACCAAAAGGCACTTGGTGTATTACGTGCCCGCATATACGAGCTTGAGTATAGCAAGCGCATGGATGAAATTGCTCGCAAGCGCAAAACCATGGTAAGCAGTGGCGACCGTAGTGCTAAAATCCGCACATACAATTATTCGCAGTCGCGCGTTACCGATCATCGCATCGGTATTTCAACATTTAACCTGCCGGGGTTTATGGATGGCAACATTCAGGAGTTTATCGATGCCCTGCAAGTAGCAGAGAATGCTGAGAAAATGAAAGAAATGGCCATGTAA
- a CDS encoding tetratricopeptide repeat protein, which yields MRNIFVLLIAILIAGITVAQPNNDWQLAQQYFNAGEYEKALVYFEKRYDFDPNGTYDGYLKCLIALREYDKGEKLIRKQMKKTDDDAPYYIDLANLYELQMDDAKAKENYLKAIKEVAKNQPAYINLANKFIEKGHVEYAVETYKEGRKNLRGQYPFIFEMAEAYGQMQNADMMIEELLTIPETAPQFIPSLQSILQNKLHNDYDGIIAGKFREGLLRRIQKNPNETTYSELLYWLYLQEKDFDGALMQAKALDKRKDHNGIRVSEIGHMAMSNQQYSTAEEAFQYLVETYSDNKTIYVGARQQQIQSLYLRITSQKNFTQNDLQKLDAAYNGALDELGRNSMTADLMRGHAHLKAFYLNDVNNADSILNQLIVMPALRPEDLAEVKLELGDLLILKDEVWDALLYYGQVDKDFKHDELGREAKFRVARAYYYEGQFEWAAGQLNVLKAATTQLISNDAMSLALLIQDNITVDTNPIPLILYAHAELMAFQNRIPEALVALDSLTKEFPGHSLQDEATFKKAEIAARQGDYDLALKLYNDIVLYHGDDILSDDSQFRIAGIYDNIKQDKQKAMDAYELFLQKYSGSLFVAEARKRFRTLRGDKIN from the coding sequence GTGAGAAATATTTTTGTTTTACTAATTGCCATACTAATTGCGGGCATTACCGTTGCCCAACCTAATAATGATTGGCAACTTGCTCAACAATATTTTAATGCGGGCGAATATGAAAAGGCATTGGTATATTTTGAAAAGCGCTATGACTTTGACCCCAACGGCACTTACGATGGCTATTTAAAATGCCTTATTGCATTGCGCGAGTACGACAAAGGCGAGAAACTTATTCGTAAGCAAATGAAAAAAACGGATGACGATGCTCCCTATTATATAGATCTTGCAAATTTGTATGAGCTTCAAATGGATGATGCCAAGGCAAAAGAAAATTATTTGAAAGCCATAAAAGAAGTTGCCAAAAACCAACCGGCATACATAAATCTTGCAAATAAGTTTATAGAGAAAGGGCATGTTGAATATGCAGTAGAAACGTATAAGGAAGGGAGAAAAAATCTGCGTGGTCAATATCCATTTATATTCGAAATGGCAGAGGCTTACGGGCAAATGCAAAATGCCGATATGATGATAGAAGAGTTGCTAACTATTCCTGAAACGGCACCACAGTTTATTCCAAGCCTACAATCGATACTTCAAAATAAATTACACAACGATTATGATGGCATTATTGCCGGCAAATTCAGGGAAGGGCTGTTGCGTAGAATTCAAAAGAATCCAAATGAAACCACCTACTCCGAGTTATTGTATTGGCTGTACTTGCAAGAAAAAGATTTTGATGGGGCCTTAATGCAGGCCAAAGCTCTTGATAAGCGCAAAGATCACAATGGAATTCGCGTAAGCGAAATAGGCCACATGGCAATGTCAAATCAACAATACAGTACTGCCGAAGAGGCGTTTCAATATCTGGTTGAAACCTATAGCGACAACAAGACCATATACGTTGGTGCAAGGCAACAACAAATTCAATCGTTATACTTGCGTATTACATCGCAAAAAAATTTCACGCAAAATGATTTACAAAAATTAGATGCTGCTTACAATGGCGCGTTAGACGAACTTGGCCGCAATTCGATGACAGCCGACTTGATGCGTGGACATGCCCACTTAAAGGCCTTTTATTTGAATGATGTAAACAATGCTGATTCTATTTTAAATCAGCTTATAGTAATGCCGGCACTGCGCCCCGAAGATTTGGCTGAAGTAAAATTAGAGTTGGGCGATTTATTAATTCTAAAAGATGAAGTATGGGATGCGCTCTTGTATTATGGTCAGGTAGATAAAGATTTTAAACACGATGAACTTGGCCGTGAGGCCAAATTCAGGGTAGCGCGTGCATATTATTACGAAGGGCAATTTGAATGGGCTGCCGGACAATTGAATGTATTGAAAGCTGCAACAACCCAACTCATTAGCAATGATGCCATGTCGCTGGCTTTGCTAATCCAGGATAATATTACGGTTGATACCAATCCTATTCCCCTTATATTGTATGCGCATGCCGAATTAATGGCATTTCAAAACCGAATACCTGAGGCTTTGGTTGCCTTGGATAGTTTAACCAAAGAATTCCCCGGACATTCGCTGCAAGACGAAGCCACATTTAAAAAAGCAGAAATAGCTGCCCGACAAGGCGACTACGACCTTGCTCTTAAATTATACAATGATATTGTACTATATCACGGTGACGATATACTTAGTGACGATTCCCAATTTCGTATTGCAGGAATTTACGACAACATAAAACAAGACAAACAAAAAGCGATGGATGCTTACGAATTGTTTCTACAAAAATATTCGGGTAGTTTGTTTGTTGCCGAAGCGCGTAAGCGCTTCAGAACCTTGCGAGGCGATAAGATAAATTAA
- a CDS encoding OmpA family protein, whose protein sequence is MKRLVILFVAVTTLSACVTKKKFNALSDKYDKTEAELSTAKTLLAVCESDKDKCRTEVDFLKEMNKKLSQNITDASSLSSKQAENLEKSLESMKEKDLHIKSLNEALTRKDSMTIALVTNLKRALVNENDSDIQINVDKGVVFVSLSDRFLFKSGSYEINSNAKNVLGKVARIIESKPDMEVMVEGHTDSLQYINGVLLDNWDLSVKRSTALVRMLQKDFKIDPARLTAAGRSYYVPLTTNATVAGRAANRRTRIIIMPKLDQFYNMIEQELGGKK, encoded by the coding sequence ATGAAAAGACTAGTGATTCTATTTGTAGCTGTAACGACTTTAAGCGCCTGTGTTACCAAGAAAAAATTTAATGCCCTAAGTGATAAGTACGATAAGACAGAAGCAGAGTTAAGCACCGCCAAAACGCTGCTTGCTGTGTGCGAAAGTGATAAGGACAAGTGCCGCACCGAGGTTGATTTCCTGAAAGAAATGAACAAGAAACTATCGCAGAATATTACTGATGCCAGTTCACTATCATCTAAGCAGGCAGAAAATCTTGAAAAATCACTTGAGTCGATGAAAGAAAAAGATCTGCATATTAAATCGCTTAACGAGGCTCTTACCCGCAAAGACTCGATGACCATAGCACTGGTTACAAACCTTAAGCGTGCATTGGTAAACGAAAACGATAGCGACATTCAAATCAATGTAGATAAAGGTGTAGTTTTTGTTTCGCTTAGCGATCGTTTTCTTTTTAAAAGCGGTAGTTACGAGATCAATTCAAATGCAAAGAATGTATTAGGTAAGGTAGCACGTATTATTGAATCGAAGCCAGATATGGAAGTAATGGTTGAAGGTCATACAGATTCATTGCAATATATCAACGGTGTATTGCTTGATAATTGGGATTTAAGTGTGAAGCGCAGCACAGCATTGGTGCGTATGTTGCAAAAGGACTTTAAGATAGACCCTGCCCGCCTTACGGCAGCGGGTCGCAGCTATTATGTGCCGCTAACAACAAATGCCACTGTTGCAGGCCGCGCTGCCAATCGCAGAACACGTATCATCATCATGCCTAAACTCGATCAGTTTTACAACATGATCGAACAGGAACTTGGTGGTAAAAAATAA
- a CDS encoding ketoacyl-ACP synthase III — MQKITAAITAVHAWVPPDILTNHDLEKMVDTTDEWILSRTGIKERHILKGEGMGTSEIAVQAINGILKKKNLGATDIDLIICATTTPDLQFPATANIIADKVGAVNAWGYDINAACSGFLFALTTASKFIETGQHKRVIVVGADKMSAIIDYTDRATCIIFGDGGGAVLLEPNTEGLGIIDNLLRTDGSGRAFLHQKAGGSAKPASHATIDAREHYVYQEGQTVFKFAVTNMAEVSAQIMERNHLTADDIAWLAPHQANKRIIDATAKRMGLPDEKVMLNIERYGNTTNGTIPICLWEYENRMKRGDNIILAAFGGGFTWGAVYLKWAY, encoded by the coding sequence ATGCAAAAAATAACCGCGGCAATAACTGCAGTGCATGCTTGGGTTCCGCCCGATATTCTTACCAATCATGACCTTGAAAAAATGGTTGATACTACGGACGAGTGGATACTATCGCGCACCGGAATTAAAGAGCGCCATATACTTAAGGGCGAAGGCATGGGCACATCCGAAATAGCAGTGCAGGCTATTAATGGCATTCTTAAAAAGAAAAACCTGGGAGCTACAGATATTGATTTGATTATCTGTGCAACTACCACACCCGACCTTCAGTTTCCGGCAACCGCCAATATTATTGCCGATAAAGTAGGCGCAGTAAATGCCTGGGGCTATGATATTAATGCGGCATGTTCAGGCTTTTTATTTGCTCTTACCACAGCGTCTAAGTTCATCGAGACAGGGCAACATAAGCGAGTAATTGTGGTTGGTGCCGATAAAATGTCAGCAATCATTGACTATACCGATCGCGCTACCTGTATCATTTTTGGTGATGGGGGAGGAGCGGTACTACTGGAGCCTAACACAGAAGGACTTGGTATTATTGACAACCTCTTACGCACTGATGGAAGTGGACGTGCCTTTTTACATCAAAAGGCCGGAGGCAGTGCAAAGCCTGCATCGCATGCTACCATAGATGCACGCGAGCATTACGTTTATCAGGAAGGGCAAACGGTATTTAAGTTTGCCGTTACCAATATGGCTGAAGTAAGTGCCCAGATAATGGAACGCAATCACCTCACAGCTGATGACATAGCATGGCTGGCACCACATCAGGCCAATAAGCGCATTATAGATGCTACTGCCAAGCGCATGGGCCTACCCGATGAAAAGGTAATGCTCAACATTGAGCGGTATGGTAACACTACCAATGGCACTATTCCAATTTGTTTGTGGGAATACGAAAATCGTATGAAACGTGGCGACAACATTATTCTTGCTGCCTTTGGCGGTGGCTTTACATGGGGTGCCGTTTATCTTAAATGGGCGTATTAA
- a CDS encoding rhodanese-like domain-containing protein, with translation MKEVTVQELKAMRDRGDDFQLIDVREEHEFDMANLNGELIPLGSVMDSIDKISRDKTVVVHCRSGARSGTAIMALEAQHGFTNLYNLKGGILAYAREIDNSLQVS, from the coding sequence ATGAAAGAAGTAACAGTACAAGAACTAAAAGCCATGCGCGACCGTGGTGACGATTTTCAATTGATAGATGTGCGCGAAGAGCATGAATTTGATATGGCCAACCTGAATGGCGAGTTAATACCTTTGGGATCAGTGATGGACAGTATAGATAAGATAAGCCGCGACAAAACGGTTGTTGTGCATTGTCGCAGTGGCGCACGCAGTGGCACTGCAATAATGGCACTCGAAGCACAGCATGGCTTTACCAATCTTTATAACCTAAAAGGAGGAATATTAGCTTATGCTCGCGAAATAGATAATTCATTACAGGTTTCTTAA
- a CDS encoding DedA family protein: MVDFFQTLLDLLRDPYNGLIGLIAKYDTFIYVILFLIVFAETGLVFAPLLPGDSLLFAAGAIAAADNAPLNINTLIVLLFCAVFLGDNTNYFVGKFLGAKVYEQNYKLFKREYLDKTNQFYEKHGGKTVIMARFVPIVRTFAPFVAGVGAMKYPRFIFNSILGSILWINVCLWAGYFFGNIPWVKANFEKVVLLIIFVSVLPIIIGIIKAKFKKEDA; encoded by the coding sequence ATGGTCGATTTTTTTCAAACTCTTTTAGATCTCTTGCGCGATCCATACAATGGGCTTATTGGGTTAATCGCCAAGTACGATACATTTATCTATGTAATTCTCTTCCTTATTGTTTTTGCCGAAACAGGTCTTGTATTTGCGCCACTATTACCGGGCGACTCTCTTCTGTTTGCTGCCGGTGCTATAGCAGCTGCCGATAATGCTCCACTTAATATCAATACCTTAATTGTCCTTTTGTTTTGTGCCGTATTTCTAGGTGACAACACCAATTACTTTGTTGGAAAATTTTTGGGAGCAAAAGTTTACGAACAGAACTATAAACTTTTTAAACGCGAATACCTTGACAAAACAAATCAGTTCTATGAAAAACATGGAGGCAAAACTGTAATCATGGCTCGTTTTGTTCCCATAGTGCGAACCTTTGCTCCTTTTGTGGCCGGTGTGGGTGCTATGAAATACCCTCGATTTATTTTTAATAGTATTTTAGGAAGTATACTTTGGATAAATGTTTGCCTTTGGGCAGGATATTTCTTCGGAAATATTCCGTGGGTAAAAGCCAACTTTGAAAAGGTAGTGCTGCTTATCATTTTTGTATCCGTATTGCCTATCATCATTGGTATTATCAAAGCTAAATTCAAAAAAGAAGATGCCTGA
- the aroE gene encoding shikimate dehydrogenase (AroE; catalyzes the conversion of shikimate to 3-dehydroshikimate) gives MPDFGLIGYPLTHSFSKKYFEKKFRELNLSQHHYHNFEINSLDSLEAVITNNSSLTGLNVTIPYKEKIIPLLHAIEDEAVQVGAVNTIKIIRTDNAIKLWGFNTDITGFEKTLQFFDDKKYFKALIFGNGGAAKAVRYILQKQNIAFDIVSRNNTKNSFTFLELEKVDSSAYDLLINCTPVGMYPQEEMLPIPNHFILPQHTCIDLIYNPELTPFLKQAASRNCRISNGSLMLHTQAEAAWEIWNSNSF, from the coding sequence ATGCCTGATTTTGGATTAATCGGTTATCCGCTTACCCATTCCTTTTCTAAAAAATATTTTGAAAAAAAATTCAGAGAATTAAATCTTTCCCAACATCATTACCATAATTTCGAAATCAATTCGCTTGATTCGTTGGAGGCCGTAATAACTAATAATTCAAGCCTGACAGGATTAAATGTTACAATTCCCTACAAAGAAAAAATTATTCCTTTGCTGCACGCCATTGAAGACGAAGCTGTTCAAGTTGGTGCTGTAAACACCATAAAAATTATCCGTACAGATAATGCAATCAAGCTTTGGGGATTTAATACGGATATTACGGGCTTTGAAAAGACGCTTCAGTTTTTTGACGACAAAAAATATTTCAAAGCACTAATTTTTGGAAATGGAGGTGCAGCAAAAGCGGTACGCTATATTCTACAAAAGCAAAACATTGCTTTTGATATCGTATCGCGAAATAATACAAAAAATAGTTTTACTTTTCTTGAATTAGAAAAAGTAGACTCATCTGCTTACGACCTGCTTATAAATTGCACACCAGTAGGTATGTATCCTCAAGAAGAAATGCTCCCCATTCCCAATCATTTTATTTTGCCCCAACATACTTGCATTGATTTGATATACAATCCTGAACTTACACCATTTTTGAAACAAGCCGCAAGTCGCAACTGCCGCATAAGTAATGGGTCACTTATGTTGCATACTCAGGCCGAAGCGGCCTGGGAAATTTGGAATAGCAATTCATTTTAG
- a CDS encoding acyltransferase family protein codes for MKNFETEIEGLRGFAAFTVALWHIVYFKYALDPNFALHGPLVEVNFAHNSVLLFFILSGYVIGLTNKNTFSLDIALTYLKKRWVRLYPLYFFAIVFAVAVMPIDNLTTITGNLFFLQYLVTDTIKANSVLWTLNYEAIYYLLFLLILAIRPNLWILAITVFVLSAFIIVYHQLPIKISDYATGWFFWLSGPDSCLEIGLYQPPQPWWFYIKPSYFISCHFFYRARSFFLWSIALVR; via the coding sequence TTGAAAAACTTCGAAACAGAAATAGAAGGCCTTCGCGGGTTTGCAGCTTTTACCGTTGCTCTTTGGCATATTGTCTATTTTAAATATGCACTCGATCCGAATTTTGCACTGCATGGTCCGCTGGTTGAAGTTAACTTTGCTCACAATAGCGTACTGTTGTTTTTTATTCTTTCAGGATATGTAATTGGCCTTACCAATAAAAATACCTTTTCACTTGACATTGCACTAACTTATTTAAAAAAGAGGTGGGTGCGTTTGTACCCACTTTACTTTTTTGCCATTGTATTTGCAGTTGCAGTAATGCCCATTGATAATCTTACAACCATAACAGGCAATTTATTTTTTCTGCAATACCTGGTAACCGATACCATCAAAGCAAACTCCGTATTGTGGACGCTCAACTACGAAGCTATCTACTATCTTTTGTTTTTGCTCATTCTGGCTATTAGACCAAACCTATGGATACTTGCCATAACCGTATTTGTCTTAAGTGCCTTTATTATTGTGTACCATCAGCTACCTATAAAAATTTCGGACTATGCTACTGGTTGGTTTTTTTGGTTATCAGGGCCTGATAGCTGCCTGGAAATTGGATTATACCAACCTCCGCAACCGTGGTGGTTTTATATTAAGCCTTCTTATTTTATTTCTTGCCACTTCTTTTATAGAGCCCGATCTTTTTTTCTTTGGTCAATTGCACTTGTTAGATAA
- a CDS encoding acyltransferase family protein, producing the protein MLDKWKWNIINVGDLFAYPVCLSLVLLAGNRQFKHEKYLHLLAYGMIGACCVALLVTQKAFESPVYIFGIVLFLLSLAFRFVKTEFNLFHKITWLGSVSYSVYIIHVPVMNLIGKIELASGNLFTFLLRGLLFIVITLLLSWVLELIVQPLIRKFFLAKSNH; encoded by the coding sequence TTGTTAGATAAGTGGAAATGGAACATCATAAATGTTGGAGACCTGTTTGCCTATCCCGTTTGTCTGTCCTTAGTGTTATTGGCAGGAAACCGTCAATTTAAGCATGAAAAATATTTACACCTGCTAGCTTATGGTATGATTGGTGCTTGTTGTGTCGCCCTGCTTGTTACCCAGAAAGCATTCGAGAGCCCCGTTTACATTTTTGGCATTGTTCTATTTTTATTATCGCTTGCTTTTAGGTTTGTAAAAACCGAATTCAATTTATTTCATAAAATTACCTGGCTGGGTAGTGTGTCTTATTCGGTGTACATTATACATGTACCTGTAATGAATTTGATTGGAAAAATCGAACTTGCTTCGGGCAATTTGTTCACCTTTCTTTTGCGTGGCTTGCTATTTATTGTGATTACTTTGTTGCTCTCATGGGTGCTCGAATTGATAGTTCAACCTTTAATCAGAAAATTTTTCCTAGCAAAGAGCAATCATTGA